In Actinoplanes sp. NBC_00393, a single genomic region encodes these proteins:
- a CDS encoding DIP1984 family protein, giving the protein MKLAEGLALRAEKTRRAEQLRGRITANARYQEGETPAEEAGDLLDEAGEVLAELELLIRRINRTNAAVVLDGGGTLTDALARRDVLRLRHGLITAAAGAAAGEGQHGYRQLRSELRMIAALPVAELRAQADELARELREVDTLIQRTNWEADLLD; this is encoded by the coding sequence ATGAAGCTTGCTGAGGGCCTTGCGCTGCGGGCGGAGAAGACGCGGCGTGCCGAGCAGCTGCGCGGGCGGATCACCGCGAACGCGCGCTACCAGGAGGGTGAGACGCCGGCCGAGGAGGCGGGTGACCTGCTTGACGAGGCCGGCGAGGTGCTGGCCGAGCTGGAGCTGCTGATCCGGCGGATCAACCGGACGAACGCGGCGGTCGTGCTCGACGGCGGCGGCACTCTGACCGATGCGCTGGCCCGGCGGGACGTGCTCCGGCTCCGGCACGGCCTGATCACTGCGGCGGCGGGTGCCGCGGCGGGGGAGGGGCAGCACGGGTATCGGCAGTTGCGGTCCGAGCTGCGGATGATCGCGGCGCTGCCGGTGGCCGAGTTGCGCGCCCAGGCTGACGAGCTGGCGCGTGAGCTGCGTGAGGTGGACACCCTGATCCAGCGGACCAACTGGGAGGCGGACCTCCTGGACTGA
- a CDS encoding diacylglycerol/lipid kinase family protein, with amino-acid sequence MRTPRTIAVVAHQRKNLGGGLDELRRRITGQGVEKLLWYEVPKSRKAPKQVRKAVEAGVDLLVVWGGDGMVQRSLDVLARTKRGGKTPVAIMPAGTGNLLAGNLGIPTDLEQAVDIAFNGERRRFDLGRLAGEHFAVMAGVGFDGAMIKDADGALKDRLGKLAYVWTGIRHVNGSAPRASITIDGTPWFDDEASCVLIGNVGKITGGIQAFDDAAPDDGWLEVGVATAQGALEWARALGTMAVGRSDRSPFVRMTRARRVDVKLESKLEYELDGGARAKTKKFTASVVPAAVQICVPKP; translated from the coding sequence ATGCGAACCCCCCGCACGATCGCCGTCGTTGCCCATCAGCGCAAGAACCTCGGTGGCGGCCTCGACGAACTGCGCCGCCGGATCACCGGTCAGGGCGTCGAGAAGCTGCTCTGGTACGAGGTGCCGAAAAGCCGCAAGGCGCCGAAGCAGGTCCGCAAGGCCGTCGAGGCCGGTGTGGACCTGCTCGTCGTCTGGGGCGGCGACGGCATGGTCCAGCGCAGCCTCGACGTGCTCGCCCGTACCAAGCGCGGCGGCAAGACCCCTGTCGCGATCATGCCGGCCGGCACCGGCAACCTGCTCGCCGGCAACCTCGGCATCCCCACCGACCTGGAACAGGCCGTCGACATCGCCTTCAACGGCGAACGCCGCCGCTTCGACCTGGGCCGCCTCGCCGGCGAACACTTCGCCGTGATGGCCGGCGTCGGCTTCGACGGCGCCATGATCAAGGACGCGGACGGCGCCCTGAAGGACCGGCTCGGCAAACTCGCCTACGTCTGGACCGGCATCCGCCACGTCAACGGCTCGGCCCCGCGCGCGTCCATCACGATCGACGGCACACCGTGGTTCGACGACGAGGCCAGCTGCGTACTGATCGGCAACGTCGGCAAAATCACCGGCGGCATCCAGGCCTTCGACGACGCCGCCCCCGACGACGGCTGGCTCGAAGTCGGCGTCGCCACCGCCCAGGGCGCCCTGGAATGGGCTCGCGCCCTCGGCACGATGGCCGTCGGCCGCTCCGACCGCTCCCCGTTCGTCCGGATGACCCGCGCCCGGCGCGTGGACGTCAAACTCGAGTCCAAGCTCGAATACGAACTCGACGGCGGCGCCCGCGCCAAAACCAAGAAGTTCACGGCGTCGGTGGTCCCGGCCGCAGTCCAGATCTGCGTCCCAAAACCCTGA
- a CDS encoding GAF domain-containing protein: MTVSSNAYEYLDNVGPQEQARLEAVRRYRLVDQPVEDAYDRIAFVAGAIFETPIATVSLVEQDRVWLAACQGLSGVREVGKEPGLCASVIAQDDVYVINNAAVDPRTLEHPLVRGELGLRFYAAAPIRTHDGYRLGTVNVIDSRPREANPRQLKALQHLASIVADELELRLMVIRSAAAEQAMRDTVS, translated from the coding sequence ATGACTGTGTCGTCGAACGCCTACGAATATCTGGACAACGTCGGACCGCAGGAGCAGGCCCGGCTCGAGGCGGTACGCCGCTACCGGCTGGTCGATCAGCCGGTCGAGGACGCGTACGACCGGATCGCCTTCGTAGCTGGCGCGATCTTCGAAACGCCGATCGCGACGGTGTCCCTGGTCGAGCAGGACCGGGTGTGGCTGGCCGCCTGCCAGGGCCTGTCCGGGGTCCGTGAGGTCGGCAAGGAACCCGGGCTCTGCGCCTCCGTGATCGCCCAGGACGACGTCTACGTGATCAACAACGCCGCCGTCGATCCGCGCACCCTCGAACATCCGCTGGTCCGCGGCGAGCTGGGCCTGCGCTTCTACGCCGCCGCGCCGATCCGGACCCACGACGGGTACCGCCTCGGCACGGTCAACGTGATCGACAGCCGGCCGCGCGAGGCCAACCCGCGCCAGCTCAAGGCCCTCCAGCACCTCGCCTCGATCGTCGCCGACGAGCTGGAACTGCGCCTCATGGTGATCCGTAGCGCGGCCGCCGAACAAGCCATGCGGGACACGGTGAGCTGA